A segment of the Oscillospiraceae bacterium genome:
AGCAGCAGGCGGCGGGGCATTGATTGCGGTTTCTGCAGCTCTAATTTTCAACTCCCGTAAAAAGAAGAGAGCAATCGTTTCGTCATAAAAAATAAGAGAACAAATGAAAGGGGCAAGGCATGAAACGGATATTATTGATTATTCTGATCGCGGCTTCCGGTATATGCTTGCTATTCTATCCGGTTGCATCGAATTACATTTTCATGCTTAATGCCTCAAGGGCGACACAGGAGTACGAAAGGATCATAGACGCTGCAGATAAAGAAGAGTTAGAAAACCTTTTAAGCAAAGCCATCGAATATAACGAAGAGCTTGAAGGCAATCTCGTACACGACCCATTTTTGCAAGGCAGCGGCATGGTTATGGCGAAAAATCATCTAAATGTACTGGATATCAATGGAAACGGCATGATGGGATATATAATCATCCCAAAGATAAATCTTGAATTGCCGATTTTTCAGGGAACATCTCAGGAAATTTTGCGGAACGGCATAGGCCACTTGGAGGGGTCGTCCCTTCCGATTGGAGGGGAAACTACTCACAGCATATTGAGTGGACATACAGGAATGTCAAGCGCTAGACTATTTACAGACCTGCCGAAACTGGCAATAGGCGATGAATTTTATCTGTATGTTTTGAACATGACATTGGCGTACAGAGTCGATCAAATTAAAGTTGTAGAGCCGGAAGATGTCGAGCTTTTCAGAAGGATCAGCGGTGAGGACTACTGTTCCCTTATCACCTGTACGCCATACGGCGTTTACAATCTGCGACTTGTTGTGCGAGGGACAAGAGTTATATATGATTCAGAGATGCATATAGCCCAAATGGAAAGCAATGAATCTATATGGGG
Coding sequences within it:
- a CDS encoding class C sortase, whose translation is MKRILLIILIAASGICLLFYPVASNYIFMLNASRATQEYERIIDAADKEELENLLSKAIEYNEELEGNLVHDPFLQGSGMVMAKNHLNVLDINGNGMMGYIIIPKINLELPIFQGTSQEILRNGIGHLEGSSLPIGGETTHSILSGHTGMSSARLFTDLPKLAIGDEFYLYVLNMTLAYRVDQIKVVEPEDVELFRRISGEDYCSLITCTPYGVYNLRLVVRGTRVIYDSEMHIAQMESNESIWGNIFDKNMLVGVVTGILVWTILVVINIIKRRIVKQKG